In the genome of Rhinolophus ferrumequinum isolate MPI-CBG mRhiFer1 chromosome 24, mRhiFer1_v1.p, whole genome shotgun sequence, one region contains:
- the LOC117016503 gene encoding olfactory receptor 2G3 — translation MERANESSLMGFVLLGFSDRPHLEAVLFVFVLFFYLLTLVGNFTIIIVSHLDASLHTPMYFFLTNLSLLDLCFTTSLAPQTLVNLRGPEKTITYGGCAAQLYISLALGSTECILLAVMALDRYVAVCKPLHYVVIMNPRLCQQLASISWLSGLANSLIHATFTLQLSLCGNHRLDHFICEVPALLKLACVDTTVNELVLFVVSVLFLLLPPAFILISYGFITQAVLRIKSEEARHKACSTCSSHLTVVVIFYGTIIYMYLQPSNSYTQDQGKFISLFYTMVTPTLNPIIYTLRNKDVKEALKKLLSGKLCSLQM, via the coding sequence ATGGAAAGGGCCAATGAGAGTTCCCTGATGGGTTTTGTCCTTCTAGGCTTCTCAGACCGCCCTCACCTGGAGGCTGTGCTCTTTgtgtttgtccttttcttctacCTCTTGACACTTGTGGGAAACTTTACCATCATCATTGTTTCACACCTGGATGCCTCCCTGCACACCCCTATGTACTTCTTCCTCACCAATCTCTCCCTATTGGACCTCTGCTTCACTACTAGCCTTGCTCCTCAGACCCTGGTTAACCTGCGTGGTCCAGAGAAGACCATCACTTATGGGGGTTGTGCAGCACAACTTTACATTTCTCTAGCGCTGGGCTCCACTGAATGCATTCTCCTGGCTGTGATGGCCTTGGATCGCTATGTTGCTGTCTGCAAACCCCTCCACTATGTGGTCATCATGAACCCACGACTATGCCAGCAGCTAGCATCCATCTCCTGGCTCAGTGGTTTGGCCAATTCCTTGATCCATGCTACCTTTACCTTGCAACTGTCTCTCTGTGGCAACCACAGGCTGGATCATTTTATTTGCGAAGTACCAGCTCTTCTCAAGTTGGCTTGTGTAGACACTACTGTCAATGAGTTGGTGCTTTTTGTTGTGAGTGTCCTGTTCCTGCTACTCCCCCCAGCATTCATCCTCATCTCCTATGGTTTCATAACTCAAGCTGTGCTGAGGATCAAGTCAGAGGAAGCGAGGCACAAAGCCTGCAGCACCTGCTCCTCGCACCTCACGGTGGTGGTCATCTTCTATGGCACCATAATCTACATGTACCTGCAGCCAAGTAACAGTTATACCCAGGACCAAGGCAAGTTCATCTCCCTCTTCTACACCATGGTGACCCCCACCTTAAATCCTATCATCTACACTTTAAGGAACAAAGATGTGAAAGAGGCTTTGAAGAAACTTCTCTCAGGAAAACTGTGCTCCCTACAAATGTGA